The genomic segment GAGCAATTGCGTTTTTTCAATCGTCGCAGCCCGTTTGTTGATCGGCATGCCTTCTATGTAATTATCGAAACCGAAGGGGCGGACTCGAAACTGAACGAAACCGTTATCACCGACACTCTGGAATTTGCATTCAACGAGAACATCATCACAGATGCGGTCATAGCCAAATCAGAACAGGAACGACGCGGTATTTGGGACCTGCGCGAAACTCTCGAGCCATTCCTCAGCGATAAGCCCTCTTTTGGCTACGACGTTGGCGTTCCAATTGGTGACATGCCGGCCTACGTGAAACTCGTCGAGACCAATCTGACGCGCCGATGGCCTAACAGCATCTGCTATACGATGGGCCACATCGCAGATGGCAATCTTCATTTCTTTGTAAAGCCGGGCCTTAAGGAAGCTCTCAGGGAAGACTGTGACGAAGATGTATATGGAGCTCTCGAAACGTTCGGGGGTACAATTTCCGCCGAACACGGGATTGGTTACGAAAAGCGGGACTGGCTCCTCCGCACATGTTCAACCGAAGAAATAGCTATGATGCGCTCTCTTAAGAACGCGTTGGATCCTAAAGGAATTCTAAATCCCGGCTGCGTGTTCGAGTGATCGCCCGGCTCATTGTTGGAGTGTATTGTGGCTTGGGTATATCTGCTGTTTGCTGGTCTTCTGGAGATAGTCTGGGCGACTGCCATGAAATTGTCTGCTGGCTTCAGTCGTCCAGGTGCCAGCGTCGTAACGCTCGTAGCATCGACGGGGAGTTTCGTACTCCTTGGCCTCGCAATGAGGACTCTGCCCTTGGGCACAGCCTACACGGTCTGGACAGGGATCGGCGCAATCGGGGCTTTCATCGTAGGCATCTTCTACCTTGGTGAGAGTGCGACTGCCACCCGGGTCGTT from the Sphingorhabdus lacus genome contains:
- a CDS encoding DMT family transporter yields the protein MAWVYLLFAGLLEIVWATAMKLSAGFSRPGASVVTLVASTGSFVLLGLAMRTLPLGTAYTVWTGIGAIGAFIVGIFYLGESATATRVVAAILILTGIVLMKSTSAG